The proteins below come from a single Ictalurus furcatus strain D&B chromosome 27, Billie_1.0, whole genome shotgun sequence genomic window:
- the LOC128602602 gene encoding adhesion G-protein coupled receptor G7-like has protein sequence MMDRFLLILASVMALSGNYVTSPNTTSTNTTSTTTTLMTTSLMTTTSTTTMSMTTTSMTTTSMTTTSTDTTPTFLQCQNGGRETNGFCLCPNDFTGNFCQLSGFPMATALCLNNTYSFTTPQELDCEQTLNTINNDLSYDHPTAMEELASKTQILTSKPDKLTVQDISAAANIVNRLLSKSNSEENNQNVPVAAVTTVSQLLTASTKQFDHITTDSITNLTKTLQKFSLKWDKGSPLVQPNIAIQSIKVTQTLNSLLGYTT, from the exons ATGATGGACCGCTTCTTGTTAATTCTCGCTTCAG TAATGGCACTGAGTGGGAACTACGTCACGTCGCCGAACACCACGTCGACGAACACCACGTCGACGACCACCACGTTGATGACCACCTCGTTGATGACCACCACGTCGACGACCACCATGTCGATGACCACCACGTCGATGACCACCACATCGATGACCACCACGTCGACGGACACCACACCGACGTTCCTGCAGTGTCAGAACGGTGGTCGTGAAACGAACGGGTTCTGCCTCTGCCCCAATGATTTCACTGGAAACTTCTGCCAGTTAT CCGGATTTCCGATGGCCACAGCTTTGTGTCTGAATAACACTTACAGTTTTACTACACCTCAAGAGCTGGACTGTGAACAGACCCTTAATACCATCAATAACGAT ctttcATATGATCATCCTACAGCCATGGAGGAGCTGGCCTCCAAGACCCAAATCCTCACATCCAAACCAGACAAGCTAACTGTACAAGACATTAGCGCTGCTGCAAACATAGTCAACAGACTGCTCTCAAAAAGTAACAgcgaggaaaataatcag AATGTCCCCGTTGCAGCGGTCACCACAGTCAGCCAGCTTCTTACTGCTAGCACGAAGCAGTTCGACCACATCACTACTGATTCCATCACCAA TCTCACGAAAACGTTGCAGAAATTTTCCCTGAAGTGGGATAAAGGATCACCGCTCGTACAGCCGAACATCGCCATACAGTCGATCAAAGTGACCCAAA CGCTCAACTCTCTATTGGGTTACACAACATGA
- the LOC128602983 gene encoding adhesion G-protein coupled receptor G7-like encodes MDVNLKEATNTNHEGTDIGFVLYNNDQFFRSKVFQPSLNINRRVITASLEGENVLEFVNFTMKAQKPSSASFYDFACVIWDDKERDWNTEGCEKIWSSAHRSCRCEGKAQFANFAMLMSFRTNPEIAEALGIIDLIGCFLSVVCLTITMMFQILTRKSRRSSPTVLMVSICVCMTIVYLLFIFGINNSYLSSGAAISTENIIPPFDFHQDPDFGPCTVVTVLLHYFLLAAFTWSMLYSVHIFLLIKNTISGPPQYFSVLSMVVGWGLPAVVVGISLGITYRLDNPLNYRQEAL; translated from the exons ATGGACGTCAACCTTAAAGAAG CTACAAACACGAACCACGAAGGCACCGATATTGGCTTCGTGCTGTACAATAACGATCAGTTCTTCAGATCCAAGGTCTTCCAACCGTCACTGAACATCAACAGAAGAGTGATCACTGCATCCCTGGAGGGGGAAAATGTCCTTGAATTTGTTAACTTCACTATGAAGGCCCAG AAACCGTCTTCTGCGAGTTTCTATGATTTCGCGTGTGTGATTTGGGACGACAAGGAGCGAGACTGGAATACAGAGGGCTGCGAGAAAATCTGGAGTTCAGCTCATCGGAGCTGCAGATGTGAAGGCAAAGCACAGTTCGCCAACTTTGCCATGTTAATG AGTTTCCGCACAAACCCTGAAATAGCCGAGGCTTTAGGCATAATCGACCTAATCGGATGTTTTCTGTCTGTCGTGTGTTTGACCATCACGATGATGTTCCAGATCCTGACCAG AAAGTCAAGAAGATCCAGTCCTACCGTCCTGATGGTcagcatctgtgtgtgtatgaccaTCGTCTACCTCCTCTTCATCTTCGGCATTAATAACTCGTACCTCAGCTCCGGTGCTGCTATTTCAACAGAGAACATCATTCCTCCATTTGATTTCCATCAAGATCCAGACTTTGGGCCGTGTACAGTGGTGACCGTTCTCCTCCACTACTTCCTGTTAGCAGCGTTCACCTGGAGCATGCTGTACTCCGTGCACATCTTCCTCCTGATCAAAAATACCATCTCAGGGCCGCCACAATACTTCAGTGTCTTATCCATGGTAGTGGGTTGGG gTCTTCCTGCGGTGGTGGTTGGAATCTCTTTAGGGATCACGTACCGGCTCGACAACCCCTTAAACTACAGACAGGAGGCGCTGTGA
- the sun2 gene encoding SUN domain-containing protein 2, whose product MPSLSESQQGESRRSARLVSNRPYPLDDDTASTSSTGSVGQISYRESPVRVFKRKMGTRKGGGASLSPSNGSNVSKSQNPSTSEFLTARKSSAFRAPSSTVSPLTASASSTSTQMDPSGFSSGYSSSEEGYGRSSNMHNTTTGPAHTPLEGSTGRGDALTAPAHAFAVVYFWLGVAWYSITSGMSLLDVSLLSRCTAGVRKTLLLLLLLVLLLFGVWYCYPWVTALFPRSARAPPVQPRPKAHTQVQPRVDERDAYASFAALKDELYADLRDRETKWLEERDRDLDDVLKEIKLLKQDGEKQKHTYEMLQMDVQDLKIRTRNVDSEHRSLIKEENAGMQNQISDLRLDVSRLHSASERLSRRMDAQESQNRKLKTELSDWLLQHLSDSGNSERDAVTRPELQRALEDLEKKILDRLGQEREDKERVDVWRTVGETLQEEGVGAVSVTDVERIVHRALSLHRADGIGMADYALESSGASVVNTRCSETYHTRSACISLFGFPLWYPSESPRTVIQPELYPGKCWPFRGSEGFLVIALSHPVQITRVTLEHLPRVLSPTGHIDSAPKDFAVYGMINEEDKDGKLLGTFVYDQDGEPVQTFEVQHSRTEVFGLVELRILSNWGHPEYTCVYRFRVHGQPASA is encoded by the exons ATGCCTTCGTTATCAGAAAGCCAACAGGGTG AGTCAAGGCGTAGTGCGCGGTTGGTGTCGAACAGACCCTACCCACTCGACGATGACACGGCGAGCACCAGCTCTACCGGATCTGTAGGACAAATCTCTTATAGAGAGAGTCCCGTGAG GGTCTTCAAGAGGAAAATGGGAACCCGCAAAGGGGGTGGAGCTTCTCTCAGCCCCAGCAACGGCAGCAATGTGAGCAAATCCCAGAATCCGAGCACGAGCGAGTTCCTCACAG CGAGGAAGAGTTCTGCTTTCCGGGCCCCGAGCAGCACCGTGTCCCCTTTGACCGCTTCAGCCTCGAGCACTTCGACTCAGATGGATCCATCAGGTTTCTCCTCGGGATATTCCTCCTCAGAGGAAGGATACGGCCGGAGCAGCAACATGCACAACACGACCACTG gCCCTGCTCACACTCCATTAGAAGGATCAACAGGACGCGGAGACGCACTGACTGCCCCAG CCCATGCCTTTGCAGTGGTGTATTTCTGGCTAGGTGTGGCATGGTACAGTATAACATCTGGGATGTCTCTGCTTGATGTTTCTCTGCTCAGCAG GTGCACTGCCGGTGTGAGGAAGacccttctcctcctcctcctcctcgtcctgcTGCTTTTCG GTGTGTGGTACTGTTATCCCTGGGTTACTGCCCTGTTTCCCCGTTCAGCTCGAGCGCCTCCGGTTCAGCCCCGCCCCAAAGCACACACGCAGGTTCAGCCTCGTGTGGAT gagcgTGATGCCTATGCGAGTTTTGCAGCTCTAAAAGACGAACTCTACGCCGATCTCCGTGACCGAGAGACCAAATGGcttgaggagagagacagagatttaGATGATGTGCTG AAAGAGATCAAGTTACTGAAACAAGATGGAGAAAAGCAGAAGCACACATACGAG atgttgCAAATGGATGTGCAAGACCTGAAAATTCGAACGAGGAA TGTTGACTCTGAGCATCGCAGCCTGATTAAAGAGGAAAATGCTGGAATGCAGAATCAGATTTCCGATCTGAGACTGGACGTGTCCAGACTTCACTCAGCCTCTGAACGCTTGAGTCGCAGAATGGACGCCCAGGAATCTCAGAACAGGAAG TTAAAGACGGAGCTCTCTGATTGGCTTCTGCAGCATCTGTCTGATTCAGGTAACTCCGAGCGCGATGCAGTGACGCGTCCTGAGCTGCAGAGGGCGCTGGAGGACCTGGAAAAGAAAATACTGGACAGATTGGGACAGGAGAGAGAGGATAAGGAGAGGGTAGATGTGTGGAGGACGGTGGGAGAGACGCTGCAGGAGGAAGGAGTGGGAGCAGTCAGCgtaacg GATGTCGAACGCATCGTGCACAGGGCGCTGAGCCTCCACAGGGCTGATGGGATTGGAATGGCCGACTACGCGCTGGAGTCTTCAG gtgccaGTGTGGTAAACACTCGCTGCTCAGAGACGTATCACACCAGATCAGCATGTATCAGCCTGTTTGGATTTCCTCTGTGGTATCCTTCTGAAAGTCCTCGCACTGTTatacag CCTGAGCTCTACCCCGGTAAGTGCTGGCCGTTCCGTGGTTCCGAAGGCTTCCTGGTCATCGCTCTGTCTCACCCTGTACAAATCACTCGCGTCACCCTGGAGCACCTGCCCCGAGTTCTCTCCCCCACTGGACACATCGACAGCGCCCCGAAAGACTTTGCCGTTTAC GGAATGATCAACGAGGAGGACAAGGACGGGAAACTTCTCGGGACTTTCGTTTACGACCAGGACGGAGAACCTGTCCAGACCTTCGAAGTGCAG CACTCTCGGACTGAGGTGTTTGGGCTGGTGGAGTTGAGGATCCTCAGTAATTGGGGTCACCCCGAGTACACCTGTGTGTATCGCTTCAGGGTCCACGGCCAGCCCGCGTCCGCCTAA